A section of the Jatrophihabitans sp. genome encodes:
- a CDS encoding SigE family RNA polymerase sigma factor: MDSDERFTAFVREHTPALLKTAYLLTRNAGEAEELVQDTLAWLYPRWQQVEFADHQLAYVRKAVVNRFLAGRRRMSATEVRFDAAKERVSDRPVVRDRTAEVDERIALWTLMGELSERQRAALVLRFFHDLPDDEVAGVLECRVGTVRSLISRALSTLRTAGNFADDTVSARYLRNVT; the protein is encoded by the coding sequence ATGGATTCGGACGAGCGTTTCACGGCGTTCGTCCGCGAACACACCCCGGCGCTGCTCAAGACCGCCTACCTGCTGACCCGCAATGCGGGCGAGGCCGAGGAGCTGGTGCAGGACACCCTGGCCTGGCTCTACCCGCGCTGGCAGCAGGTGGAGTTCGCCGATCACCAGCTGGCCTACGTCCGCAAGGCGGTGGTGAACCGGTTCCTGGCCGGTCGGCGGCGGATGTCGGCGACCGAGGTGCGTTTCGACGCGGCCAAGGAGCGGGTCTCGGATCGCCCGGTCGTCCGGGACCGGACCGCTGAGGTGGACGAGCGGATCGCCCTGTGGACGCTGATGGGCGAGCTGTCCGAGCGGCAGCGGGCGGCGTTGGTGCTGCGGTTCTTCCACGACCTGCCCGATGACGAGGTCGCCGGCGTCCTGGAATGCCGGGTGGGCACCGTACGCAGCCTGATCAGCCGGGCTCTGAGCACCTTGCGCACGGCCGGGAACTTCGCTGACGACACCGTCAGCGCGCGGTATCTGAGGAACGTGACATGA
- a CDS encoding DUF4232 domain-containing protein — protein sequence MTAKTLTDELRSVLLFHALEAPEPNATVDRILAETVGTVTALGLHDEAPESSAEPRPRRRLSLQHLMAAAVVGVLLISVAGINSFRNRNAGQTATEASQDQVSQRQQDDAAAGGATAGSAGQPAPGADLSAEAKPVAPPAYAGQRLDCATIPGSKLTVGQSDRFKLLSDVEGYLFEYLCVAPDGRRSASEVQMFQLAAGKWQYMQTLPHPNAYEHLESLSAGATAYIQFSVHRPGGVPGEIRRAVVDLSNPTDDSSYFVVEPCLREHLEVTLTPLPDAAAPAWRLSLRNQGRTDPVTGSRSDAACALEGFPRVSAQRDGDILSTATPTMNGPAGGVSRQKAPPIIILTRGATASAVIEQSSRAAAGSCLRSDQLAVTLPNGVSLDRLPAEVAGCGLVVHPLVGNARGSD from the coding sequence ATGACCGCTAAGACCTTGACGGACGAGCTGCGCTCGGTGCTGCTGTTCCACGCGCTGGAGGCCCCCGAGCCCAACGCGACGGTCGACCGGATCCTGGCCGAGACGGTGGGCACGGTGACAGCGCTCGGCCTGCACGACGAGGCGCCCGAATCCAGCGCCGAGCCGCGCCCGCGACGCCGGTTGTCCTTGCAGCACCTGATGGCCGCCGCGGTCGTCGGGGTGCTGCTGATCTCGGTTGCCGGCATCAACTCCTTCCGTAACCGCAACGCGGGCCAGACGGCCACCGAGGCGAGTCAGGACCAGGTCAGCCAGCGGCAGCAGGATGACGCGGCGGCCGGCGGCGCAACGGCCGGGTCAGCGGGGCAGCCGGCGCCGGGGGCGGACCTCTCGGCCGAGGCCAAGCCGGTGGCGCCCCCGGCCTACGCCGGCCAGCGGTTGGACTGCGCCACGATCCCGGGCAGCAAGCTGACGGTCGGCCAGTCCGACCGCTTCAAGCTGTTGAGCGACGTGGAGGGCTATCTCTTCGAGTACCTGTGCGTCGCGCCGGACGGTCGGCGCTCGGCCAGCGAGGTGCAGATGTTCCAGCTGGCCGCGGGCAAGTGGCAGTACATGCAGACCCTGCCGCACCCGAACGCCTACGAGCATCTGGAATCCCTGAGCGCCGGGGCGACGGCGTACATCCAGTTCTCGGTCCACCGTCCCGGCGGCGTGCCCGGCGAGATCCGCCGGGCGGTGGTGGACCTGTCCAATCCCACTGACGACTCGAGCTATTTCGTGGTCGAGCCGTGCCTGCGCGAGCACCTGGAGGTGACGCTGACCCCGCTGCCCGATGCTGCCGCGCCGGCCTGGCGGCTGTCGCTGCGCAATCAGGGGCGGACGGATCCGGTCACCGGTAGCCGCAGCGACGCAGCTTGCGCGCTGGAGGGCTTTCCGCGGGTGAGCGCGCAGCGCGACGGCGACATCCTGAGCACGGCGACGCCCACCATGAACGGGCCGGCCGGCGGTGTCAGCCGGCAGAAGGCGCCGCCGATCATCATCCTCACCCGGGGTGCTACCGCGTCGGCGGTCATCGAGCAGAGTTCGCGGGCGGCGGCCGGCTCCTGCCTGCGCTCGGATCAGCTGGCGGTGACCCTGCCCAACGGGGTGTCGCTGGACCGGCTGCCGGCCGAGGTGGCCGGCTGCGGGCTGGTGGTGCACCCGCTGGTCGGCAATGCCCGGGGCTCGGACTGA